In Anopheles arabiensis isolate DONGOLA chromosome 2, AaraD3, whole genome shotgun sequence, the genomic window TGTGCATCCCAATAAAGCTGATGAAATTTCCATCAAGTGCATGCATACGGGAGTAATTtgagtggcggcggcggcggcactgTGTGCTTCATCCATATTAgtggggtggggaggggggggggggtaggtgAAAAAGGTTGCTTTTCCAGAGCGATCATCGGGCATTATTTAATATAACGCATTTGGGTGCCATTGGGCCATCACGCATTCCTCTACGCATACCGTCATATCGTCATATTACCACAACAAATCTTAATCCTATTACATTTTGCTTTAAGTGTGCCATTTTCTCTTGTCCGATAAGGCAATACGACGCCCCGTGGTGTTTGCAGGATAATAAATGACTAACATTTTGGTGTTAAtaatttatagtttttttttataatcctTTCATGCTTGATTTACACTAACTAACCTTTAACGCAACCGTGTACTATATAATGATTtagttttccttctcttttttcctttagAAGATTGCAGATTTGCTTACACTTTAATTTAAAGCTTACAATAcaaaattacaataatttcTCACCATATGTGTGtccttttgtttctctctctctctcttcccttgAACCTCCCTGGTACCTCCCCTTCCATGCCAGGTGGTGGATGAGCACGTCGTTCAGGCGAAACCAGAAacgaagaacaaaaacacccaCATCGTCAAGGCCGACTGGTTCTGGTACACGATCCAGGCAGGCTATGCGAACGAGTTCGACTATCTGTTTGCGGACGTAAGTGTTGTTACCATCGTTacagatgtgttttattttattgtgtgtCCCTTTTTCTGTGTTCAAGTGCACATTAAAACCCTTActttatttaatgtttattttttactatCTTTaacactccctctctctctccccgggGCGCGCGTGCAATACAGTATTTGGAGAGCATAGCGCACACACCGGTCGTGGATCGGCGCGATTCGCTGCCGGTCAGCTTCAACAAGCGCAAACGGAAGCGCCTTTCGCAGCGAACGCCGGCGGACGGTGGTAGCGGCGGGACGCCGCTCGGTGTCGGCAAACGGCGCTCGTCCGTGTCCGATGCCGGGTTGCTGTCCGTGTCCGGCAGCTTCCTGGACTGCACGGTCAGCCCGGACAAGCATGAGAGCAGCAAGAAGAACGCCATTCCCGATTCGGCCAAAGCGTCcgccgaccagcagcagcagcagcagcaatcgggCAAAACGCAGTCGATGCGGCACAACCACTTTATGGACTTTTTCCACACGGAATCGAACTACGTCGGCATACTGGACACGATCGTGAAGGTGGGTGGAGAGAGGAGGAAAGAGAAAATTGATATTTCTATTCATCTGTTGTCGATTTTTGTTACCAGCTTTTTAAGGAACCGCTCGAAGAGATGGTGGAGAATGAAAATCCGCTGCTGAACAAATCGGAACTGCGGTCCATCTTTGGCAACTTTCTACCGATCCACGACGTGCACAAGCGGATGCTGGACCGGCTGAAGGCGATACACGCCTGCTGGAGCGAGGAGGTGCTGATCGGGCAGATCGTGCTGGACCATCGGGACGATCTGCTGAAGGCGTACCCGCCGTACGTGAACTTTTTCGAGCAGATGAAGGAAACGCTCGTCCAGTGCGATGCGAGCAATCCGCGGTTTCATGCATTCCTCAAGATTAATCAGGCGAAGCCGGAGTGCGGCCGGCAGTCGCTGCAGGATCTGATGATACGGCCGGTGCAGCGATTGCCCAGCATCAGCCTGCTGCTAAATGGTAAGCGTGTTGCCGCCGTACTCTGGTGCAAGTAGTGTAAAGCGTGTGGCGTATATCATtgtctcttcttctctctctctccttctatcCACCCTGTTTGTAGACATATTGAAGCACACTGGCAAAGCGAATCCGGACCACAAAAAGCTGGACGACGCGCTGAAAGCCATCCGGGAGGTGATGACGTACATTAACGAGGATAAGCGCAAAACGGAGGGACAGATGGCAATGTTTGACATTTTCAACGATATCGACAACTGTCcggtatgtatgtgtgtgtgtgtgtgttgtgcttgtGTCCTAATTTTCCGGCCCAATTGGTTCTGCctttctatttcttttttgttgtgggtTAATTTTCAACCAATTATGTTTTCCCCTCCCCATCCAGCCTCATCTCGTCTCGTCCCATCGTAGCTTCGTGTCGCGGTGCGAGGTGACGGAGCTGTCGGACAGTCTGAGCGGGCGCGGCGACCCGCTGGTACTGTTTCTGTTCAGCGATACGCTCGAGGTGTGCAAAAAGCGCTCCCGGGTGTTCAATAATGTGAAGTCGCCGAACACGAACAGCCTGAATCTGACGCGGTCGTCCTGCGCGACGACGAAACCGTACAAGCACGTGAAGCTGATGCCGCTCAGCACGGTCCAGCTGGTGGTGAACATTGTGGACAGTCCGCGCGCCTTCATGCTGAACTGCCGCGAGCTGGCCCAGAACGCGAAGGACCGCCAGTACTCGTTCAACATTGCGGACGAGGAGCAGGACAAGCTGCTCTACCTGAAGAGCCTGTCGAAGCAGATGGCGGAGAACGCGTGCCGGACGGATGCGGGCCACTTTCTGATCAACAGCACCGCGGACGAGGTGGACATCGACGTGAGCGACATTAATGTGGGCACGCTGTCGAAAGCGTTCAAAATTGCTTCCAAGACGCGGATGAAGGTGCGTCGTTGTTCCGTTGGTCCTCGGTCGTTCGATAAAGCGCGACGGGGggtttctgctttttttttttttatttcaacggttctttttttcctttctcctcACACACAGGTCGGCCGTGTGTTTTCGTTCAACAAAACGCCCTCGAAGCTGAAGCGCACCGTGTCCACGATGATGCCGTCGCCGTTTGGCAGTACGCAGTCACTGACGCCCGCCTCCCAGCTGGCACAGATGAAACTGGCAAGCTGTACGAATTTAAATGTAATGTTGcgacaccaccatcaccatccttCCTACACTCCTGTATATTTGCTCTCTCTTGTGCACTATTAGTAGCGTAGTGTAGTGCAACTTTTGCTTGAACGTGTACGCTGTGATTGCGGAAGGTCGATGCGTTGTGTCACTTTCCGGGGTCGCTGTTGAAGGATTTTTATACATTCAAAATGTTGCCTTTGCAACAGAGCGGCGTTGTGCATTATCAAGCACTTGACGCGGGGTGCCCTAAAGCATACGTGAACCATTGTATAAAAATCCTTTTAGTCGTGTCCTGTCGAGCTCTCTCAAAAGATGCACAACACTGATTTTGATTCGTTTtcgggtgtttgtgtgtgtgtgttaaattaatcatcattcgttttgtttgtttctcccCGCGGTACACAGGAGGTGTGTGAGGAAGGAGCCGACTCGAACGGATCGTCACCCTCGTCCTCCAAGCTGGTAGCGCCGATGTCCGTGCAGCCGacgcgcaaaaacaaaaatccacccATATCGATTGGTGCCCTTCGACCCCTATAGAAGGCTGCTTGATCCGCTTTAAAgcatcgagagagagagagaaaggaagagagTTGGAACGCGATTGTATTGTACAGTTGGACAGTTGTACcgattgtgtgcgtgtgcggtaTCGTTCGAGCGCTATAaagcggctgctgctgatgctatTCGAAATTTATGTACATATTATAATCAACAGATTAGTAAGTTATAACATTATCGAATCGAATTGCGCGCTACCATGCCATGCCATGCAGATTTTGGGAAGTAGTGTCGTTGTTTCCCTCTGTTCAAAATTACGAGCCGTAcgatatgtgtgtgcgttgtcaatactttttttttcttaattgaTTTGTAGTCTTACACTTATGGTATCAATAATCATACTTTACTTTTAACGCTTGATGGTACAGTTGCATGGCAGTTTTTCCTTTCACTGTCACGCCGGACGCTCGGTCGATCCGAGTCAAAAGGGAGACGGGGTGGGATAGATGTGACCGGATAGAACAAGCgcgcacaacaaacaaactactTTTATGATAAGTGTTTAGGGAAGAGTTTCATCACGATTTCATCAAGAAAGTCATcgaacgcgtgtgtgtgcagttgtAGCTAGCTATGCAGCTGTGGGAAGGTTATAAAGCAATATAACAGTTTAAAAATGGCAATGGTGTGGTGTCCCTCTCTCAGAATTCCTCTGGTAAGCAGGAAGGTGGTGCAGATGGGAAAGAGAAAATAGAAGCGCGCAAGAGTGGAGAGTAtagtttgcttgtttttttcttcttcttcgaagCAAGTGGTGAATGCGAGAAACGCTAGGACGAATAGAAATAAAGAAACCTCTTCGAAGGTTGGGTGGTTTCGTGTACTTTTGGCGAGCGCGCCCGCTAACCGTACCCGCGAATGTATATGTACCCATTTTGTAACTATTGTGAATGTTTTATTGTGCAGCAGAGAAGAATGGTGGTgaacgaaagaaaacaaactgtttgtgggtaaaaacaaaaattgctcacaaTTGCTCACAATGagttacaacaacaaaacgcatcCCAGGAGGGAAGAAATTCAACCCAAACACTAGATATTGATTTTCAACGCTTTCTCTTGCTGCAAACGGAAAACAATAAaccacacaaatacacacacacacgtacgtaaagaaaaagaaggaaagcatcgaagaaagcaaaaaaaaacaactggtAAGCAAACAATTGTGAAGAGCAACACAAAAGGGCCATGCATTGGTAGATATAATGCTTTCGCTCGGTGAAAAGAACCGGATAATAAACGTAACAAACAGAGAGGAAACATAGCAAGATAGAATAGAAATGGCCCTGATACACCGAAAGTATGGTTTTCCGGAGCGTGCAAGAAGAGTAGACGGAAATATGGAGGTGCAGAGTGAAgtaaagtaacaaaaaaaaaaaagacgcaaCACTAACTGTAAGTACAGCACCCCACTACTATAGCGTGAA contains:
- the LOC120894363 gene encoding protein ECT2 isoform X4, with amino-acid sequence MKESLSLHEKKVSIMSSGIGGGETGETGLTADKKLIPITHLSACQQQKNPLQPIENTATAVEQQQQQPQQQHQQPINGAAAVLMATGLPPPPPPSLSAGNVEAAMSISTSPSTPEMTRICLVGPVAQDAATLAAAQSLKLPIVTSDTGAEYIGDDDISISTVFVLNDFEGPVYDAIYKAKQRILGPPALQQAVRFSEGLVWNNRPIYNYCMRGVITCFTGIRKKDELTHLVHLIHSMGGSIRKGMDTKVTHLICNSSGGEKYRYAMTFRLAIIRPNWVLEAWKNRHDPNFSATIETFTKQHRLKAFEGQKVCFFGFPEEEQQHMIDVLRTNGGIPTDLEDPECSHVVVDEHVVQAKPETKNKNTHIVKADWFWYTIQAGYANEFDYLFADYLESIAHTPVVDRRDSLPVSFNKRKRKRLSQRTPADGGSGGTPLGVGKRRSSVSDAGLLSVSGSFLDCTVSPDKHESSKKNAIPDSAKASADQQQQQQQSGKTQSMRHNHFMDFFHTESNYVGILDTIVKLFKEPLEEMVENENPLLNKSELRSIFGNFLPIHDVHKRMLDRLKAIHACWSEEVLIGQIVLDHRDDLLKAYPPYVNFFEQMKETLVQCDASNPRFHAFLKINQAKPECGRQSLQDLMIRPVQRLPSISLLLNDILKHTGKANPDHKKLDDALKAIREVMTYINEDKRKTEGQMAMFDIFNDIDNCPPHLVSSHRSFVSRCEVTELSDSLSGRGDPLVLFLFSDTLEVCKKRSRVFNNVKSPNTNSLNLTRSSCATTKPYKHVKLMPLSTVQLVVNIVDSPRAFMLNCRELAQNAKDRQYSFNIADEEQDKLLYLKSLSKQMAENACRTDAGHFLINSTADEVDIDVSDINVGTLSKAFKIASKTRMKVGRVFSFNKTPSKLKRTVSTMMPSPFGSTQSLTPASQLAQMKLASCTNLNEVCEEGADSNGSSPSSSKLVAPMSVQPTRKNKNPPISIGALRPL